The DNA window CCGAGGGCGTAAACACCGCCCCAATGCTTCCTGTCGTTTCCGATCCAAGATAGCTTGCCGCCAGACACAAAACAACAAAAAACCAGTAATGGCGTTTCAGAGACCGCCTGGCCTGCCGCTTCAGTTCTTTCCGCTTCACTCTCATCCCGCGTTTCCCCCACTTCCCATACGCCTATATGGATTTCGATAGTGACATTATAGCCTTCTCGATAAAATCCGTCAATTCTTACCTTTTTTCTCTTCTAATTCCGCAAATTTCGCGGCCATAGTGGGGTTTTTTCTGGTCAGCTTTTTTATGGTCAGGTCTTCGGCTTTGTTATTGGCAAGCCGCAGGTTGTTTTCTGAAGAAAGCAGCGCTTCCTTCGTCTTCTGCAGATGATCGATGGTTTTGTCGATTTCATCGATGGCGCGCTGAAACCGCTCGCTGGCAATCCGGAAATTTCTGGCGAATTTCTCCTTAAACTCGTTCATGTCCTCCTCAAAATGGGAGATGTCGATATTCTGGTTCCGGATCACCTCCAGCTGCTGCCGGTACTCCAACGCGTTGGCGGCCGCGTTCCGCAGGATTGTGATCATGGGGATAAAAAACTGGGGACGGATCACATACATCTTCGGATAGCGGTGGGATACATCCACGATCCCTTGATTATAAAGCTCATTGTCCGGCTCTAAAAGAGATACCAGCACCGCATACTCACAGTTCTTTTCACGGCGGTCCTTGTCCAGTTCTTTGAAGAAATCCTCATTCTTCTTTTTCGTAGCGGTCTCATCCATCTCATTTTTCATCTCAAACATAATGGAGATAAATTCCGTGCCTTCCGGGTCTGTCTCACGATAAATGTAGTCCCCTTTGCTCCCTGTCCGCGCATCGTTGTCTTTCTCAAAATACGCATGCTGAAAGCCAGTAGCCCGCAACTTGTTAAACTCCGTCTCGCAATGGACCTCCAGGCTCTCCCCGATCATCTTTGTGGACTGGCGGGCTTTAAAATCCTTGTAATAGGCGATCATTTCATCTTTCATTTTCAACTGTTCTTCATAGTTTTCCTTCAGCGACTGCTGTTTCAGCTGATTTTCCTTCTCGCCGGAATCCATCTTCGCCTGAAGCCGCATGATCTGTGTATCCTTTGCGGCCAGCTCCCGCTCTTTCCCAGCTATCCGCTCTGCCAGTTCCTTTTCCTTTTCCGCCGCTGCTTTCTCTATCTCCAACTTCCTTACATTCTCTTCCGCTTGAAGCTTCGTCTCCAACTCTTTGATCCTGGCTTCCTGCCGGCTGATCGTCTCACTGAATTTCTGTTCCGTCTTCGTCTGGGCCAATTCCTCCGCAGACTTCTTCTCCTGCCGAAACTGAACCTCCCGCTCCCGGATCTCTTTCTCAAATTCCTTGTCCCTAACCTGCTTAACGATAGCGGCATAGCCGGATTCATCCACCTGGAACACCTCGCCGCATTTAGGGCATTTGATTTCCTGCATAAAGTCTCCTCCTTGTCTGACTAACATGGTATAAGTGTAACATAAAACATAAAAGAGGACGTAGCCTTTTTAAACTTTACTACGTCCCAAATTCACTTTTGCCCTGTACCTTTTTGCCCTTTGGGGTGTACCCGTTTATATCTCCAGCACGTCCTCCCACTCTTCATCGGTCAGCCGCTCTACATACCACACGGGATCTATATCGTCCTCGGAGGGGATTATATGATTGGAGAC is part of the Lachnospiraceae bacterium KGMB03038 genome and encodes:
- a CDS encoding DUF2130 domain-containing protein, with the translated sequence MQEIKCPKCGEVFQVDESGYAAIVKQVRDKEFEKEIREREVQFRQEKKSAEELAQTKTEQKFSETISRQEARIKELETKLQAEENVRKLEIEKAAAEKEKELAERIAGKERELAAKDTQIMRLQAKMDSGEKENQLKQQSLKENYEEQLKMKDEMIAYYKDFKARQSTKMIGESLEVHCETEFNKLRATGFQHAYFEKDNDARTGSKGDYIYRETDPEGTEFISIMFEMKNEMDETATKKKNEDFFKELDKDRREKNCEYAVLVSLLEPDNELYNQGIVDVSHRYPKMYVIRPQFFIPMITILRNAAANALEYRQQLEVIRNQNIDISHFEEDMNEFKEKFARNFRIASERFQRAIDEIDKTIDHLQKTKEALLSSENNLRLANNKAEDLTIKKLTRKNPTMAAKFAELEEKKGKN